The Primulina huaijiensis isolate GDHJ02 chromosome 10, ASM1229523v2, whole genome shotgun sequence region AATGCTGGACCTACCACCTAAACATATTAGTGGGACGACGAAAAATGGTCAAAAGAAATCGAGTTTTCAATAATATATGATAGATGAAGTTTTAAACATATGTTAAGGTGATGCATAAATATTATACACTAGTgacattaatttgatttatattaaatttaggtCATAATTTGTGAATAACTAAActgtaattttgaaattttaatgaaGATAAtatgtaattatgaaaataatgtAGACTGGACTTcaatttcaaaataatgaattaaaaaaaacagcaaataacaaaatcaaaaatcatcaaactatttaattttattataaaaaggaCTTAATATATAACAAGAcatgaagataaaaaaaaatattattaaacaattgAACAGGTGTAAAGGCATCTCCATCCCCTGCGCCAGAAACGTCATTTTTGGTGCAGAGGCTTCTCCAACGGGAGCTGTGCTATTTGCAAAACAGCAGCTCCATTTCTCTCTGCGTCAAATCGCACAGGGAGCGCAGACTGCGTCAAATTTGGTGTAGAAGAagcctcttttttttttaattataaatatttatattaaaagttataaatattatttatataataagatgatattattatattattttaataattagatatatttaaataattgtattgtATAATATTTATCAGAGTaaaatatttcgagaatattattttttagattaaAATTTGAAGTAGATGAGTTGGAAATGAATATTGTATTTGGTGTAAAAACtatactattttaaaataaaattgttttaaaatagagttttgGGTTGAAAATGACCTAAATGCATTATTGtttgattaaaaattatattgaaaagtatgttttaaaaaataactatatTGAAAAGTAGGGGTGTGCAACGGTCGGTTTGGTTCGATTTTAATAAActtcggttcggtttttcgGTACGGTTTTTCAAATGTCTAATCCTAAACCAAACCATTTTAATTCGGTCCGGTTTGGTTTTTTTGTATTGCGTTTTGGTTATTACGGTCGGTTATTACGGTTTGTGTAATAAATTTAGTTATAAATGAAGTTGTacgttataaattttaaaaaaatacaataaaaaaccACAATCAAATTTGTTTGATTATCTTACAAAAACCAATAATCACTCAATCCACACGgtaaaagaaattaagaaaataattttatcataaacaaATACCATGCACAATATATAGATTAGAGAGCAGAGAACTAACAAAGCAACACAGGTTTCTTCTTCTCCAATCTAGAATTGTGTTGTTGGTTGATTGAAAAGGGAATGCGTGAAGCAAGGCACAAGCACAACAATTCAACAAAAGGGTGCGGCTGaaattttgaatgtcaaaacctaaataaattaatttattatttatttacttatttttaagttttatttttaatttttaagttaggACATGTTTGGaatacaatataataaaaaaacaaataattctcaaaaaaccgaaaatcgaaccgaaaaaCCGAAAATGCGTAATATAGAAACCGTAATCGGTCAaataactgaaaaaaccgaaccaaaaaaaCCGAATTTTACGGTTAGATCGTTTTTTCGATTTTAACCGAAATTTGAAGACCCATGTTGAAAAGTCAGACGTCAATTTCCCACCCACCCCTCTCAcattttttgtaattattataAATGCCAGCTGCCACCCACGTAGACCACTCGTCCACTTAAGattgtttttataaatttgtatatGTGGTGAGTAcgtgtataatttttttaatttaatttgatttatattaaaataaaaataatattattattatataaattaatgagAGATTATAAtatagtttgaaaaaaaaataatatcaaaataagTTGTAATgataaatttgagaaaattttttgacaaaaacttgtgtgagacggtgtcacaggtcgtattttgtgagacatatatcttatttgggtcatctatgaaaaagtaatactttatatgctaagagtattactttctattgtgaatatcgataggattgatccgtctcacatataaagattcgtgagatcgtctcataagaAACCTACTCAAAATTCTTATACACTTTAATCGAGATTTTAGCAGGTTTTTATAGCCAAgtcatattttttatgtttgatgTTTGATTGATGTTTGCTTTAgtaatttgtatttaattgaTATTGCTCTAACATtcagtatattttatattttttgtattcGACGTTTTGGTTGTTTTTAATGTATTGCTTTCTTTATATTATTAGGAAGAAAAATTCCACATGAAAAAAgcacttttttactttaaatataaatcgaGTTTATTCTTTtaggaaaaagaaaatataatgaTAATTCAACTACTCTACTTCTTATAAATAACGTGTTTCAATGCACAAGAGACTGTctcataagaatttttatgttttaggtATGATATGGTAAGTTTATTAGAGAAATTTTGTAttgaaaaaataacatttatttattgataatataaACCTCACGTGATCGAGGATTCTTGGTCTATGATCTCACATCATATATATTAACAATGTTCATTTACACATAAtacattatttttaagttttttaaaataaaataaaataaaatgtattgaAGCTGATAAAGAGATGATTGTGTTGAAAATAGGAATAcagatatgaaaatattttcgggAGGTTGtgtctaattatatattatatcttTGCTTTAGTTTTAGgataatgtaaattttttttcttgtatgTCTTTGTTTGAACATTTAGTTTTtgtgtttaataaaaaaatcgcaACTGAATTCGAGCAGAAATTGAAATCAGTAGCCTAACTGATTGCAAGATGAAACTGATATCCAACGTAAAAATCAATCTACCAAACTGATTAAGAAACTTCTGATTTTATTCAAAATCGACATGCtattattttaaacatgatCGTTACAAATACTTTATCGACCAGTGATCAAGGATCAAAACCTaaagtaatataattttttattcatacCGATCAGTGTTAAGAATCAGGGTGACTATCTTTGTTAGAAGTCAACTGATACCAAATAAGATGATGAATCGACAATAAGTACATATGCAGTCATGAACGAATATTTTTTGTACAAGTTATCGTTGAAGATTGCGACTATATATGGGATCAGTTGAACCAGCCAAAGATAAGAATCCTCGACTGAAAACAAAGTAAAATCTCTTtgcaaaaatattacaaaaactcatattAAAGAATAACCACACACTAATTCGTTATTtatcaaatcatatcaattatCACATTGATGTACAAAATTATTCTGTTTAGTTCACATAAGTTGTGAGCAAGGAACTTTACTACTTTAAACCTTCAGTTTCAAtttcactaagagtttcagttaggtATCGTTAAgtcataactgaaatgagtaatTTCAAATCACTTGTAATTAACAAAGTCTTTTAGTACAAATCTTCCTTGAGGAAGAAGATATGACGTATGAGtattgaagtctccgaacatctataaaacTTATTGCGTTTATTTATCAGTTAGTTTATCTTATCTTAACAACCCAACTAAATAGTCATTTATTCAAATTAGTTTCAGTAAGCCTACTTCCGGATAGTTCACGCTGATTGACTTGATGAAGACTCTATCGACAAGAAGAAAGTTTCAACATTGTTAACACAATCGAAacaattcaaataatatttattcacCCCCTTGAAATTTCTAATCTCGATCCTGACGATCTTTTTGTGATAGTCGCACATATTTATATTCGTAAAACGGATCGActcgattcatatttaaaatgaaCGTAATATTTTGtgattaaaagtaatattttttccattgtaaattttgatatgatattgatTTAACAAAATTGCTTTGTTAGATAATTTCATAAAAGTTATTGTGTTTTTCTCGAAATCATATTCTTAAAACTTAGTCTTAATTTTTCTAGgagcatatttatttatttacaaaaataggAAAGAAAATGATCGACATTCTTGGCAATTCGAATAAGGTGGACCTAAAACATCGAGATATGCTCCACGTGTTGGCATATccgatattattatttatttaaatcgaaaaagatacgggaaattggacttaactccccagccgccgtttttttttgtgttcagtccctaggtacttttttagtatcacatttttacatgaagtataccacatttccacatgaagtgtaccacaatttgtatgacatagtaccacaattttgtgggtagggagtgaacccaaataaatgttttggttggggatttttcaccaacttccccaaaAAGATATGGTACAGCTTTAATGGTGGggtgaaatattttttaatacaaaattaaaatgagatgattttatattaaattttgtgcTATCAATATTTGGTTCGAttcaattcataaaaaaaattattttcatgtcaaaaatattattatttataataatttagatCGATTCTATCTGTCTTACAGTTATGTAACGtgagattgtttaaaaaaatattggacCTTTTCAATTATTAGTAATTTTGTATTTGTAAGTTTTCAAATTATAAAGGTGACAGGGTATTTAAAATCATGTGCCCATCTCATTCCTCACATTGACATAAACCAAGTTGCAAAGTACTAAACATTATACTAATTGAGTAATATTACATATGAAGAACATTAAATATTTGTGGTGTAAATGAATCAACGTATTCGCGAGCTTTTTGATattgtttgaaaaatatttgattcgtattcAAAATTATTGAATTCGATTGGAACATGTTTGAAATGTTTTTCGAATCGAACTCGATGTGAAATTACTTTGTTCGAAAATTTACGACCATAAACCCTAATGCGTTTTCCGTGTCCGTAGTTTCTTCCTATCTTCGCCGATTCACCTCTCctccttctcgagttcgaaGTTCTGTCGTCCACTGCAAAATAGTCTAGAGTTGCATGCAAAACTAATGTATCTgattatttaaaagattaagAAATTGAAGCTTTTaccttttttccttcaaaaaagaaaagaaaagaaaagccCTATACAGGATTGTTTATAGATTCCACGTTGCCTTCATTTCTTAGAATACTAAGGTTTGttcgtttttgttttaattttcataaaaaaaaattaagttcttTAAATGTTTGGTTATTTGAACATTCAAAACAAacagagtaggtttcttgtgagacggatcaaccctaccgatattcacaataaaaagtaatactcttagcataaaaaataatattttttcatggatgacccaataagaaatccgtctcacaaaatacgacccgtgagactgtctcacacaaatttttgccaaacAATATATCATGTTGGAACAGAATTtaataatacaattttttttttttctatgatcatatttatttatttacaaaaataggAAAGAAAATGATCGACATTCAAGGACATTCTTGACAATTCGAATAAGGTGGACCTAAAACATTGAGATCTGCTCCACCTGTTGGCATATccgatattattatttatttaaaatcgaAAAAGATATGGTACAGCTTTAATGGTGgagttaaatatttttcaatacaaaaattcaactgagatgattttatattgtattttgtgatataaatattttatttgatttaatttataaaaaatatttttttttgtaataatttTAGATTGATTCAATCTGTCTCTTACAAAAATTACACCTTTTCAATTATTAGTAATTTCGTGTTCGTAagttttcaaattataaacttGATAGAGCATTTAAAATTATGTGCCCATCTCATTCCTTAAATTGACATAAACCAAGTTTCAAAGTAATAAACATTATACTAATCGAGTAATATTACATATCAAGAACATTAAATATTAGTGATGTAAACAAATCGAACACATTCGCGAGCTTCTCGTGATTGTTCGAAAAATTTGATTcgcattttaaattattgaattcgattcaaacatgttcaaaatatttttcgaatcgaactcgaattgaaattattttgttcgaaaATTCACCGGTAAAACCTAATGAGTTTTTATTGTCAGGTGTTCCTTCCTATATTGGCCGATTCACCTCTCCTCCTTCTCGAGTTCTAAATTCTGTCGTCCATTGCAAAATATGGGTTTGTAGGCTAGAGATCTATGCAAAAAGAGAACCACCGAGCTCTAACCCATAACCGAACTGGACTTCTTTAGCGTGGAAGAACTTGTCCAAGATGGTACTCAAATCTGGCAGAGACGGACGTCCcctttgattttttatttttataaattatgatattagatataattattttattttatttttctctttccATTTGTCTCTCGTAAAAttcttaatatattttttcattttctaacTTAATTTTTCTAGCTTCGTCCCACAATCTTCCGTTGGAACAAAAGATGTCATTCTCGTGTCGGGCTCGGAGTACGGTTTGAGATTTGACTATGAATTACAATATGAAACGGAGGAACCACTACTGTGTAAATTGTCGGAAGGAATCGAATCAAAGACAAAGGCCACCGAGGAGGCAGCACCTATTTGGGGAGTGGTGTTTGTAAAAATTTGAGCTTGAGCTCCATTTTTCGTATCCAAACcatgaataataaaaatttgagcTTTGAATCGaactttaaatatatttattcgaATTCGAGTTCGATATTAAATACTGAAATTTACTTAAAGTTTGGCTCGATTAGTTTATACTCTTGTTAAATAACCAATAAGCATTCAGATCTGAATTGAGTTCAAAgcgttttatattttttaatagccTAAATTCATTCGAAATAACtcaatttatctttttttagaAGAAGAAAGGATTGAATTTTCAACCCTCATGAATTTTATAATACAATAAATACATTAACATACCtgattatttaaaagatttagaaATTGAagcttttacttttttttaaaaaaaatttattttaaaaaagccCTATACTGGATTGTTTATAGATTTCTCGTTGCCTTCATTTCTTAGGTTttgttcgattttttttttaaattttgtcgGAGTTTAATTttcattgaaaaaaattaagttcTTTAAATGTTTGGGTATTTGCACATTtcaaaacatatatcatgttgGAACAGAATGTAATAAtacaattttgtttttcaaaatattggaaaataaattaaaaataaatatttttagaggcatacataaaaatgtattttgaggattttttttttgaagagcATCAATCAACATggatgaaatttattttacgattcataattaaaataataaataaaattttaagataaactagataataaaatcaataacacaaaAGGACAAAGGAAGTATCATGTATAGCTTATAGATTTTCGTGAAATGACATATTTCTTTTTTGGatcttataaataaaaaattataatatttataattgttttaaaatatataatatatattaaataaatggaaCTTATATTTTTGTCCACAGTATTTCTTTTAGGCtttcaattttagttttgttatattaaatttttttcagttCTAGTTTATTATAGTatgtgatataaaaaaatagagtaagtatcttgtgagacggtctcacgaatctgaGACGGGTCGACCATATCGAtcaacattaaaaaataatattcttagcatacaaagtaatactttttcatggatgacccaaataagatatctgtctcacaaaatacgactcgtgagaccgtttcacacaagtttttttccaaaaaaaatattgataagatgaaaaaaaatattgtcaagaattaaaaaataaataaatcaatccaaaaaaattaatttcccgaaattaaaaaaaaaaaaaaacatttcttaCGTATAACAGGACATGTATCGGTCCTAAGCTGAGAATTATCCAGAAGTTTTTCTACACCAACGGAGAAGACGAAAGAACCTAGAAGAAAGTATAATCAGTGGTGAAGCTTTATCTAATCTTCAACGTCGGAAAATGGCATCTCAGAAAAGGGTTCTCTTGTTATGCGGAGATTATGTCGAAGATTACGAGGTTACCGATtatttttccataaaatttCAATCTTTTCCTCCTCACATCACAAGTGAAGTTTTCTAAGTAATTTTGGTTGCATATACGCAGGTTATGGTGCCATTTCAAGCATTGCTGGCATATGGGCTGTCTGTTGATGCAGTTTGCCCCGGGAAGAAAGCCGGGGACATATGTCGTACCGCGATTCACGACTCTTTAGGCTACCAGGTTTATTTGAAAATTAGTTAATAGAACAGCTTTTGCTATTTCTGAATGAATTAGTTACGGTTTATTCTTGATTACCACTTTATATTGTTAGTTTTTTTATGCTGTGTCCAAGTGTTTTCTTGACTACATTTGGTTGTTACTAGGGGTAACTTTGTGTTTCTTGTGATGTACATGATACTACTAAGTGAAGTTTGAAAGTTCAagactttttctttctttctttctttctttcttattAGTTtctctctctgtttttttttgggGAATTTTTAGGATTCTGGGCTACATTCTCGTCTGATGTTTTACTGAGGTTTACTTATTTATGGCTTGAAATATTAAGCTATTATTTGTTTGACCAATCGTTAGTTTGAGCTTTGGTCGAAGAGATTTCAACTTGCTTTTCAGGCGGAAGAGATTACAAATTCAAGATATTTGGTGTGAGATGCGATCCCCACTAGATATTGATTTAGTTGCTACCGGTTGGTCTTGGATGTTTAATATCCGGTTAATGTACATGTGTAAGTCTTGGATATTGTTCTAAGATATATATCCCCTCATAAGTTATGTTCAACCTACCCCTGAGGGAGTATGTTAGAAGTATAAAATTATTGTCCAGATAATCTCTGGTAAGCTCAAACTTTTGGgagaaaaatgttttataaagttgtttatagTAGTAGAAAGCAGGATAGTTGCTTTCTAATAGTCTAAATCATGAATATTTATGCATTTGAAGATGAGAATCAAGAATAATGATGGGAAGTTTGGAGCGGTTAAGATACACTTTTGAATCAATTTGATGTATTCAGTCATATTAATATGCTTACTTTATGATGACTACCTCCCTACACTTGCTCTTTTGGCTTATAAGTCCTTGATATACAAGTGTTTAAGAAACCCAAATCTCCTTTTCTTCATGCAAGCTTATCCATTATGTGTTTTGGTTTGTATTTTGTAAGTGTATCTGTTTGGATTTATATGCAAGTTCGAGTGAAACGACCCTGCTGTTCTTTTTGGAGTGTCGTACTTTCTTGATATGCCAAACGAGTCCATTAGTTTCATTAGCTTTCTTTCGAATTTAGTATATTACCTTTTTCTGGTTTTTGATAATGTGTGCAGACCTATTCTGAGTCCCAGGGCCACAATTTTTCCCTCAATGCAACTTTTGATGAAATAGATGCCGCCAAATACGATGGACTAATCATACCGGGAGGGCGTGCCCCAGAATATCTTGCAATAAATGAATCTGTGGTAAACTTGGTCAAGAAATTTGAGGAGTCTCATAAGCCAATTGCCTCCATCTGCCATGGGCAATTGATCTTGGCTGCAGCTGGTATTGTTAAAGGCCGGAAGTGTACTGCATATCCTCCTGTGAAGCATGCACTTGTTGCTGCGGGTGCTCATTGGGTAGAACCAGACACAATGGCCTTCTGCACTAGTGAGGGGAACCTCATAACTGGAGCTACTTATGAGGGGCATCCTGAGTTCATTCAGCTTTTTATCAAGGCATTAGGAGCCAAACTATCTGGTTCTGGAAAGCGCATTTTATTTCTCTGTGGGGTAATGATTCAATGCCCTAGGTTTTTTATTTTGAGGCTGATAGCTAGTATGAATACCAAGTTCTTTCAAAAGCTCAAACTCGTGAAAGACGTTTCAACGATGACACTTTACTTTAACATGCCTCCTCACGTGTATGACAGATTTCAGAGAATATATgtcaagaataaatactaaGGTGTATATACGCATGTCGATCAGATCATAGCACCCAAGGTCAACTTAATAAAACATGTGGGGTTTCACATGGctcttatatcataatttttttctacCACATTGAATCTCAATAGAAATATCTATAGTTTTCTGCACATGATCTTCTGATCATGCTACTCTTTTTTTCAGCATCTGCCATTTCTCAAGTATGATTGGTAACTATTCATACATATTAATTTACTAACCCTTTTATGATTTAGTTCAGTTCTTATTGGTGTTGCCACTTTTGAAGATTTGCATCATTCATCAATTATCGTGCTTTTGCGGTTACAATGCAGGATTACATGGAAGACTATGAGGTGATGGTTCCTTTTCAATCTCTTCAAGCTCTTGCCTGCCACGTGGATGCCGTATGCCCTGGAAGAAAAGCGGGTGATAAATGCCCGACAGCTGTTCACGACTTCGAAGGCGACCAAACATATAGTGAGAAGCCTGGCCACCAGTTCTCTTTGACCACCAATTTTGAAGGTTTGGATGCTTCTAGCTACGATGGATTAGTGATACCCGGAGGCCGAGCTCCAGAATACTTGGCATTGGATGAAAGTGTTCTTAAATTGGTGAAGGAATTTGTGGAATCTGGGAAACCGGTAGCATCAATATGCCATGGACAACTAATTTTATCAGCTGCTGGTGTTCTAAAGGTAAGCTTTTCACGCACCTACATCGTTAAATAGCTAAGATAAGTACATAAGCATGATCACCCCgaataataattttatgtgCATCGTTTCAATTTAGTTGCGTAATTCATTGGAAATATGGTTAGGtaataccattttttttaaatgttttcatCAGGGCAAGAAATGTACTGCATATCCCGCAGTGAAGCTCAACGTTGTTCTGTCAGGGGCAACTTGGCTAGAACCTGAACCAATCGAGAGTTGCTTCGTGGACGGTAATCTTGTCACAGGTGCCGCTTGGCCCGGTCATCCCCAATTCATATCTCTGTTCATGAGACTTCTTGGTCTGCACGTGACATTCTAGTCATGTTTTCTTGCCATACTTCGCTGTTGCATATCTGTACACAATAAGTGGTATATCTACCACATCACAAACTTCGGCCTCCCTTTGCTTGTTCTGTGTTTCTAgtcaagaatatatatataatgaaatgtgggacttttataaatattttcttccttttttggtgacatttttataaaatatcaatgtgATCGGTCCTTGTAATTTAGCAAAGTCTGGtccttgatttgatttgatgttCCATGTGATAATGTCGTTGTAATTTATCggatttaatatataattaacaaTAATAAACTTATTCGTTCACGCTAATTTAATCATAAGGAACGGTCACGACTCATGACACAACTTGATTTGGCAAACTTTTTAGTTGGCTAATGGAAATAATTAGGGGTTCACGATGTGaagtattataaattatttagttGACAAGATTTCAAATTTTGTGCCCCTTTTGATTCCCCCGAGAAATTTTTAATTAGGATAAGGTTTTTTGTTAGAcagttttatataattttatttgtgagaggagtcaattttatttataattacaataaaaaaatatatttttgtcataaaaataatattttttttatgagtaaTCCAAATAGGCTATTCGTTTTATAAAATTGACTTGTCATATCGTTTCATAcgaatttttgtgttttaattattaaataaattcttatttCAAACCAACTATTTCAAATAAAGCTATATACGATTGAgaatgatgattttttttttatataaataacttTACATccaagtattatttttaaaaaagtaatatcAGTTTTCTAATCATTATAGGCCAACATTATTCGATTTTCAAAACTTGCATATCTTCTTGTTAATTTGGGATTGTCATTTGGTTCAAAGTTTCCAACTTGAAATCCAAATTgtatattttctaatttttttttttcccaaattcatttttgacaaaaacttgtgtgagacggtctcacggatcgtatttgtgagacgaatatcttatttgggtcatccatgaaaaagtattactttttatactaagaccattactttttattgtgatatgattagggttaacccgtctcacatattaagatccatGAGATCCACTCTTTTTTGACTTTTGGGTTAATTCCCAAAACAAATGCTTAGTGAAAATGTTAGTATTCCTTTTTTGGAGCAAACTACCCGTAAATTCATggaacgaaatattttttaacttcttCGATTATGTGAATAACAATGACAAAAATATACTAAGcataagatatttaaaaaatagcaTTTCCCCAATTCTGACAATCACATAAATAATTCTTTTAGTTGActccaatttttttattatctatttttcTTATAATTAAATTGTGTGGACGAAATGTTTTGATGAATTTGAATTCTGAATCCTAATTCACTCTTAACTTTTTGGATAATTGTCAAAACCATAGAATTGAAATTATGCAACTTAAtttaaggttttttttaaaacaaggtATAATCACCATATTTACGATGGACCGAAGTAATCATTTTCCTATTATAAAAGATGTCTAGGCtcgattaataaaaaaatctccaATTATAAAAGTCatttaaaatctaattttttggGAATGTAAAATCCATTGTTAGAATGATTCAATACAAACGAATTCAaagaatttattattataaatttgaaatctttaACTCAAAATTTGTAAGTTGTGTAACGATCAAAGACACTATATATATANNNNNNNNNNNNNNNNNNNNNNNNNNNNNNNNNNNNNNNNNNNNtatatttaaaaaattgaaaattcaaaaatgtgattgtataaaataataataataaataaataaatcatagtGGGGTTGGTTGGGGTCAAAGGGTAATAACACTAAGATATTGGAGGAATTTGACGTTAAATGCCTAATTCAGTAACAGTTCACTGGTTCAGACTCAGACATGAAACCCAGTCCTTAAACTTGTTCAAACTTCAACAAAAATCACATAAATCTAGCTCCGTTAATTCCAACAAAATTGCGGGATCATCGATGAGGCATTTCGATTTCGAAATCTACGCCTCTCTCCTCTTCGCCGCCGCCATTCTCTTGCCATTCGCCGCCGGAGACATTGCCGGAGAGCGTGCGGCGCTCGTCGCCTTCCGTTCTGCCGTAGGAGGACGAGTCCTTCTCTGGGATCTCTCTAGACCCACTCCCTGCTCGTGGGCTGGCGTCGTTTGCAATGTGCCGTCGAATTCCACCGTCGTTGAGCTTCACTTTCCTGGAATGGGGCTCTCCGGTGTTATTCCACCCAACACGATCTCCAGTTTGACCAATCTAAATACAGTCAGTCTCCGTTACAACTCGCTGTCTGGGAATCTGCCGCCGGAGTTGTTCTCTTCGCTGACTTCACTCCGTAATCTCTATTTGCAGCACAATTCTTTCGATGGAGAAATCCCGGATTCTTTGTTCTCCTTGACGTCTCTTGTGCGTGTGAATTTGGCGGATAACAATTTCTCCGGCCAAATTTCACCTTCAT contains the following coding sequences:
- the LOC140986504 gene encoding protein DJ-1 homolog D; the encoded protein is MASQKRVLLLCGDYVEDYEVMVPFQALLAYGLSVDAVCPGKKAGDICRTAIHDSLGYQTYSESQGHNFSLNATFDEIDAAKYDGLIIPGGRAPEYLAINESVVNLVKKFEESHKPIASICHGQLILAAAGIVKGRKCTAYPPVKHALVAAGAHWVEPDTMAFCTSEGNLITGATYEGHPEFIQLFIKALGAKLSGSGKRILFLCGDYMEDYEVMVPFQSLQALACHVDAVCPGRKAGDKCPTAVHDFEGDQTYSEKPGHQFSLTTNFEGLDASSYDGLVIPGGRAPEYLALDESVLKLVKEFVESGKPVASICHGQLILSAAGVLKGKKCTAYPAVKLNVVLSGATWLEPEPIESCFVDGNLVTGAAWPGHPQFISLFMRLLGLHVTF